The following coding sequences lie in one Flagellimonas eckloniae genomic window:
- a CDS encoding cupin domain-containing protein: protein MKSINIKQKHTKFSRQWHPHQIATVDDMQVILAKIQGEFVWHSHENEDELFQVIKGTLYMQFRDRTEVVNEGEIIVVPKGVEHNPMTKNGEEVHLLLFEKQNTAHTGTVQHELTQTEYPKI from the coding sequence ATGAAGTCTATCAACATAAAACAAAAACATACCAAGTTTAGCAGGCAATGGCACCCACATCAAATAGCTACGGTAGATGATATGCAAGTAATTTTAGCTAAAATTCAAGGTGAATTTGTTTGGCATTCGCATGAAAATGAAGACGAACTCTTTCAGGTTATCAAAGGAACCCTTTACATGCAGTTTAGAGATAGAACAGAAGTGGTTAACGAGGGTGAAATTATTGTCGTTCCAAAGGGCGTTGAACATAATCCCATGACAAAGAATGGTGAAGAAGTCCATCTATTGCTTTTCGAAAAACAAAACACGGCCCATACTGGAACTGTGCAACATGAATTGACCCAAACCGAGTACCCTAAAATTTAG
- a CDS encoding gamma-glutamylcyclotransferase family protein, which translates to MEYLFTYGTLQDLYVQQSIFGRILDGKIDFLSGFKRLDNAVYEKYPLVVQTQDPEHMVQGKVFEVTTLDLQKADAYETDAYRRKKVKLESGIEAWLYIENSH; encoded by the coding sequence TTGGAGTATCTATTTACCTATGGCACACTGCAAGATTTATATGTGCAGCAATCTATTTTTGGCCGCATTCTAGACGGGAAAATTGATTTTTTATCCGGATTCAAACGATTGGACAATGCAGTTTATGAAAAATATCCCTTAGTCGTACAAACCCAAGACCCTGAACATATGGTTCAGGGAAAAGTCTTTGAAGTGACTACCTTGGATTTACAAAAGGCCGATGCATATGAAACCGATGCCTATAGACGTAAAAAAGTGAAGTTAGAATCTGGTATTGAAGCTTGGCTATATATCGAAAATTCACATTAA
- a CDS encoding tetratricopeptide repeat protein, which translates to MRYILFFISFLFLSSVQSQEDFLAKQYFNDGDYDKALVFYEKLVKKNPRRTDYSEGLVACYQQLERYGDAEKFLLAKIEDSYAFPTFFIELGYNYTLQNQPEKATDYYDKAIQKIDENPNFGYSVGYRFQKYALLEQAILAYKRAMVLKPELNYDFQLARIYGEQGDIEKMYQSYLNLIYEGKTSRSNILRNIDDFISEDSSNPNNVLLRKVLLKNAQKNPDILWNELLSWLFIQQKQYNSAFNQEKAIFKRTDETSLDRMENLGQITLEDKDYENATTVFEYIVAHSNNPVSKLNAELHLIDIELVNANGKKLDAVEKKFQALVGEYGNQSRTLQLQIAYANFLTFKKENPAPAIAMLKESLELPLGRMGIAYVKLALGDILVYDQQFNQALIYFTQIQKSLKNDVLGQDARFKVAQTSFYKGDFDWALTQLKVLRGSTSQLIANDAMQLSLLISDNSLEDSTQTALKKYARADLLAYQNKNKQAIEVLEDILQNHKGEKIEDEALLKQAQLLEAQKSYESAEFNYKKIVEFYADGILADDAYFALGELYRSILNEPEKAKNHYEKIIYNYQDSYYFPKARKQFRQLRGDAIN; encoded by the coding sequence TTGCGATACATTTTATTTTTTATTTCTTTTCTATTCCTGTCCTCTGTGCAATCACAAGAGGATTTCTTGGCAAAGCAGTATTTCAATGATGGCGATTATGATAAAGCCTTGGTTTTTTATGAAAAATTGGTCAAGAAAAACCCAAGACGCACAGATTATTCAGAAGGTTTGGTTGCCTGCTACCAACAATTGGAACGTTATGGGGACGCAGAGAAATTTTTGCTGGCAAAGATTGAGGATTCCTATGCTTTCCCAACTTTTTTTATCGAATTGGGCTACAATTATACGTTGCAAAATCAGCCTGAAAAAGCAACGGACTATTATGACAAGGCCATTCAAAAAATTGATGAGAATCCTAATTTTGGATATAGTGTAGGCTATAGGTTTCAAAAATACGCGCTATTAGAACAAGCAATTTTAGCCTACAAACGGGCAATGGTGCTTAAACCAGAATTGAATTATGATTTTCAATTAGCCCGAATCTACGGAGAACAAGGTGATATTGAAAAAATGTATCAATCCTACCTAAATCTGATTTATGAAGGAAAAACTTCCCGTTCCAATATTCTTAGAAACATTGATGATTTTATTTCTGAAGATTCTTCAAACCCAAATAATGTTCTGTTGAGAAAGGTGCTTCTTAAAAATGCACAAAAAAACCCTGATATCCTTTGGAATGAGTTATTGAGCTGGCTCTTTATTCAGCAAAAACAATATAACAGCGCTTTCAACCAGGAAAAGGCAATTTTTAAAAGAACCGATGAAACCTCGCTGGACCGGATGGAAAATCTTGGACAGATTACTTTGGAGGACAAAGATTACGAAAACGCCACTACAGTTTTTGAATACATTGTTGCCCATAGCAATAACCCGGTTTCCAAGTTGAACGCTGAGCTTCATTTGATAGACATCGAGCTTGTTAATGCTAATGGGAAAAAACTGGATGCAGTGGAAAAAAAGTTTCAAGCACTAGTTGGTGAATATGGAAACCAAAGTCGCACTTTGCAGCTTCAAATTGCCTATGCAAACTTTTTGACTTTTAAAAAGGAAAATCCAGCACCGGCAATTGCAATGCTTAAGGAAAGTCTTGAGTTGCCTTTGGGGCGCATGGGAATTGCCTATGTAAAATTGGCCTTAGGCGATATTTTGGTCTACGACCAACAGTTTAATCAGGCCTTAATCTATTTCACACAGATACAGAAAAGTCTAAAGAATGATGTTTTAGGTCAAGATGCTCGTTTTAAGGTGGCACAGACCAGTTTTTACAAAGGTGATTTTGATTGGGCGTTGACGCAATTAAAAGTACTTAGGGGTTCCACATCGCAACTTATTGCAAACGATGCCATGCAATTGAGCCTCTTAATTTCTGATAACTCCTTGGAAGATTCCACCCAAACTGCATTAAAAAAATATGCAAGGGCTGACCTTCTAGCCTATCAAAACAAAAATAAACAGGCCATTGAAGTTTTGGAAGATATTTTGCAGAACCATAAAGGGGAGAAAATTGAAGATGAGGCTTTGCTAAAACAAGCACAGCTTTTGGAAGCCCAAAAATCTTATGAGAGCGCAGAATTTAATTATAAAAAAATAGTAGAGTTTTATGCCGATGGTATTTTGGCGGACGATGCCTATTTTGCATTGGGCGAATTGTATAGGTCCATTTTAAACGAACCAGAAAAGGCAAAGAACCACTACGAAAAAATCATTTATAATTATCAGGACAGTTATTACTTTCCAAAAGCCAGAAAACAATTTCGACAGCTTCGGGGCGATGCAATAAATTAA
- a CDS encoding DUF4286 family protein, giving the protein MLIYNVTINIDESAHDKWLIWMRDKHVPDMLATGKFSHAKMAKVLVEEDMGGVTYSVQYTTKDRQTLELYYKEYAERLRADATKLFPNKFVAFRTELEIISQQIP; this is encoded by the coding sequence ATGCTCATATACAATGTTACCATAAACATAGATGAAAGTGCCCATGACAAATGGCTAATTTGGATGCGGGACAAACATGTACCGGATATGTTGGCCACAGGAAAATTTTCGCATGCAAAAATGGCCAAGGTATTGGTTGAAGAAGATATGGGTGGAGTCACTTATTCCGTTCAATACACAACCAAAGACCGACAAACCTTGGAATTGTATTATAAGGAATATGCCGAACGGCTTAGAGCGGATGCAACAAAGCTGTTTCCCAACAAATTTGTTGCCTTTAGAACAGAATTGGAAATAATAAGTCAACAGATTCCCTAA
- the mgtE gene encoding magnesium transporter has translation MIPFKLTDELLEQIQQLIADKKNADLRLMMKEFHYADIAEIAEELTKDEATYLIKLLDSEKTSDILAEMDEDLRESILKNLSAKEIAGELEELDTDDAADIVSELPKDIVQEVISEIEDKEHAKDIVDLLRYDEDTAGGLMAKELVKVKENWNVLTCVKEMRAQAENVTRVHSIYVVDDEDKLKGRLSLKDLLTTSTKTHIKDVYISKVDYVTVNEKSEEVAKIMSKYDLEAIPVVDEIGRLVGRITIDDIVDVIREEADKDYQLAAGITQDVEADDSIIELTRARLPWLFLGLIGGIGAFIIMEGFEKILAQGYAILFLFTPLIAAMAGNVGVQSSAIIVQGLANDDLKGSINKRLVKEMLLATLNGIVLAMFLLLFVWLWTKEPQLALAISISLVAVIIVAGLIGTFVPLFLDKRGIDPAIATGPFITTSNDIFGILIYFWIAKLVLGI, from the coding sequence ATGATCCCGTTTAAACTCACAGACGAGCTACTAGAACAGATTCAACAACTGATAGCGGATAAAAAGAACGCTGATCTTAGGTTGATGATGAAGGAGTTTCATTATGCTGATATTGCAGAAATCGCAGAAGAACTCACTAAAGATGAGGCCACATATCTCATTAAACTTCTGGATAGTGAAAAGACCTCAGATATTCTTGCCGAGATGGACGAGGATTTACGGGAATCCATACTCAAGAACCTTTCTGCCAAAGAGATTGCTGGGGAGCTGGAAGAACTTGATACAGATGATGCTGCGGATATTGTAAGTGAACTTCCAAAAGACATTGTTCAAGAGGTAATTTCAGAAATAGAGGATAAAGAACATGCCAAGGACATAGTTGATCTTTTACGTTATGATGAGGATACTGCTGGTGGGCTTATGGCAAAGGAATTGGTCAAAGTCAAGGAAAATTGGAATGTGCTTACCTGTGTAAAAGAAATGCGGGCCCAAGCCGAGAACGTGACAAGAGTCCATTCCATTTATGTAGTTGATGATGAAGATAAATTAAAGGGCAGGCTTTCATTAAAAGATTTATTGACCACTTCCACAAAGACCCATATAAAGGATGTCTACATTTCAAAAGTAGATTACGTAACCGTAAATGAGAAATCTGAAGAAGTCGCCAAAATCATGTCCAAATATGATTTGGAAGCAATTCCCGTGGTTGATGAGATTGGCAGATTGGTTGGACGGATTACCATTGATGATATTGTTGATGTTATTCGTGAAGAAGCGGATAAGGATTATCAACTTGCTGCTGGTATTACACAAGATGTAGAAGCGGATGATAGTATAATAGAGCTTACAAGGGCAAGGCTCCCTTGGCTTTTTTTAGGGCTTATTGGCGGTATCGGCGCTTTTATCATTATGGAAGGTTTTGAAAAAATACTTGCGCAAGGCTATGCCATATTATTTTTGTTTACTCCGCTTATTGCGGCCATGGCTGGGAATGTTGGTGTACAATCCAGCGCAATCATTGTTCAAGGATTGGCAAACGACGACTTAAAAGGGAGTATTAACAAGCGATTGGTAAAGGAGATGCTCTTAGCCACTTTAAATGGGATTGTCCTTGCCATGTTTCTCTTGCTATTTGTTTGGTTATGGACCAAAGAACCTCAATTGGCACTGGCCATTTCCATATCACTGGTTGCGGTGATTATAGTTGCTGGTCTCATAGGCACTTTCGTGCCTCTCTTCCTTGATAAAAGAGGTATTGACCCTGCGATTGCAACCGGTCCGTTCATCACTACAAGTAATGACATTTTTGGTATCTTAATTTACTTTTGGATCGCTAAGTTGGTTTTAGGAATTTAA
- the rsmA gene encoding 16S rRNA (adenine(1518)-N(6)/adenine(1519)-N(6))-dimethyltransferase RsmA: protein MSKKNKRKFGNGKPKKFNHGQEESAVKAKKHLGQHFLKDEDIAKQIADTLSLQNYTNVIEIGPGMGVLTKYLLLKDMDLVAMDLDEESIVYLNHSFRLEHPKIFEKNSRLNIIEADFLKFDLKQLYGDEQFAITGNFPYNISTQIVFKMLEMRQQVPEFSGMFQKEVAQRICGKPGNKTYGILSVLVQAFYEAEYLFTVPPQVFDPPPKVHSGVLKLTRRDNLKLPCDEHLFFKVVKTAFNQRRKTIRNSLKTFGLSDNLKEDTIFDLRPEQLGVSDFIALTQKIANDPV, encoded by the coding sequence ATGTCTAAGAAAAATAAAAGGAAGTTTGGTAATGGTAAGCCAAAGAAATTTAATCATGGGCAGGAAGAAAGTGCTGTTAAGGCCAAAAAGCATTTAGGGCAACACTTTCTCAAGGATGAAGACATTGCAAAACAAATTGCGGACACACTTTCCCTTCAAAACTACACCAATGTTATAGAGATTGGCCCAGGCATGGGAGTTCTCACCAAATATCTATTACTTAAAGACATGGATTTGGTTGCGATGGATCTGGATGAAGAGTCCATAGTGTATCTTAACCATAGTTTTCGTCTGGAACACCCAAAAATATTTGAAAAAAACAGCCGCTTAAACATTATAGAAGCAGATTTTTTAAAATTTGATTTAAAGCAATTATATGGTGATGAGCAGTTTGCCATAACTGGAAATTTCCCTTATAATATCTCCACCCAGATTGTTTTTAAAATGCTTGAAATGCGGCAACAGGTTCCTGAGTTTTCGGGGATGTTCCAAAAAGAAGTAGCACAGCGCATTTGTGGAAAACCTGGAAATAAAACCTATGGAATCTTATCCGTGTTGGTTCAGGCATTTTATGAAGCAGAATATTTGTTCACCGTACCTCCCCAGGTATTTGACCCTCCTCCAAAAGTACATTCCGGAGTACTGAAATTAACTAGAAGGGATAACTTAAAACTGCCCTGTGACGAACATTTGTTTTTCAAAGTTGTAAAAACTGCCTTTAATCAAAGAAGAAAGACCATTCGCAATAGCCTTAAGACTTTTGGCCTGTCAGATAATCTAAAAGAAGATACTATCTTTGACCTGCGCCCAGAACAGCTGGGTGTATCTGATTTTATAGCGTTAACGCAGAAGATTGCCAATGATCCCGTTTAA